Proteins from one Saccharomyces eubayanus strain FM1318 chromosome XI, whole genome shotgun sequence genomic window:
- the PEX1 gene encoding AAA family ATPase peroxin 1 gives MTATNSLHFNNLKVQFSNSIVGNFLRLPHSIINVLESTNYAIQEFGIAIHSHDSDIPIVHLGWDGYDSASSDNTVLINPILANLYNFNQKSPLVDLYIQRYDHTRLAKEVYVTPETSDDWEIIDANATRFQNGEILHQTRIVTPGETLICYLDGIVTKFKIDKVVPEALTSARITDGSLVVVAPKVNKERSMKNEYRPSIDKKSNSDVFLPSKRKILRSTICKNGLTEKELFVVYVDDEVELASTRGYVSIVQCNSRQSKKNEPENKVIGVPPKKIGVRIKHDNQVPKNHIALSLYTWEALFTRPVNGTKIKLEFLKTSEMNMKPVGNITVNIKYYGENSSLKDEDEFIKLLGKSTLTSNIILPEEQILIELKKANSLQPFLDLNDLPKDSIQWEIAQMGKEEVKKVVEEFLPKFQHIEGTDEFMHTSKNEDHFVNVNSTTQEMIDYMTSPIVSSPAIILDGKQGMGKTRLLKEFMSRITNEHHIFVKYADCDTLRETSNLDKMQKLITEWCSLCYWCGPSLIVLDNVESLFGKPQSNEGDPSNSNKWDNPSKLLNFFMNQVTKMYSKNNKCIRVLFSGKEKTQINSLLFDKHFVSESWSLKAPDKQARTKLLEYFFSKNAMIKLHHEVQFSDLSLETEGFSPLDLKIFTEKLFYDLQLQKKCDNTVTRETFSRSLNGFTPSALRGVKLTKETNIKWTDIGALTGAKKILLETLEWPTKYEPIFANCPLRLRSGILLYGYPGCGKTLLASAVAQQCGLNFISVKGPEILNKFIGASEQNVRELFERAQSVKPCILFFDEFDSIAPKRGHDSTGVTDRVVNQLLTQMDGAEGLDGVYILAATSRPDLIDSALLRPGRLDKSVICNIPSEPERLDILETVVNSKDKDTGLKKFELEEGTDLAMIAQKTAGFSGADLQGLCYNAYLKSVHRYLSASREPEQASGDNDIEYFTINGKCQKEENKLRLRTLLEQDQVHEPKTKVSDGVKPTAVVTIDDLMEACQETKPSISTSELAKLRRIYSKFQTDRNGEMPNGENSVDIGSRLSLM, from the coding sequence ATGACAGCCACAAATAGTTTGCATTTCAATAATCTGAAAGTccaattttccaattcCATCGTGGGAAATTTCTTAAGACTACCGCATTCAATAATAAATGTACTAGAATCGACGAACTATGCAATTCAAGAGTTCGGCATAGCAATACATTCTCATGATTCAGATATACCTATTGTTCATCTTGGCTGGGACGGTTATGATTCCGCATCGAGTGACAATACCGTCCTCATTAATCCCATTTTAGCCAACTTATACAACTTCAACCAAAAGTCACCATTGGTGGACTTGTACATCCAGCGATATGACCATACACGTTTGGCCAAAGAGGTATATGTTACACCTGAGACAAGTGACGATTGGGAAATAATTGATGCTAATGCTACGAGATTCCAAAATGGTGAGATTTTACACCAAACTCGTATCGTTACACCTGGTGAAACCCTGATTTGCTATTTGGATGGAATCGTCACTAAATTCAAGATTGACAAGGTTGTACCTGAAGCACTGACATCCGCAAGGATTACGGATGGCTCGTTAGTCGTGGTGGCACCAAAAGTTAATAAAGAACGCTCTATGAAGAACGAGTACCGCCCCAGTATCGATAAAAAGTCGAATAGTGATGTTTTCCTaccttcaaaaagaaaaatcctGAGAAGCACTATTTGCAAGAATGGCCTTACTGAAAAGGAACTGTTTGTTGTTTACGTCGATGACGAGGTAGAACTGGCTTCGACAAGAGGTTATGTTTCTATAGTACAGTGCAATTCAAGAcaatccaagaaaaatgagCCGGAAAATAAAGTAATAGGTGTTCctccaaagaaaattggtGTTCGCATTAAGCATGACAATCAAGTACCTAAAAATCACATTGCACTAAGCTTGTACACTTGGGAAGCACTCTTTACACGTCCAGTTAACGGGACTAAAATCAAActggaatttttgaaaacgaGTGAAATGAATATGAAACCTGTAGGAAATATAACAGTTAACATTAAATACTATGGAGAAAACTCATCTCttaaggatgaagatgaatttATTAAACTGCTGGGAAAAAGCACCCTAACTAGTAACATAATACTTCCTGAAGAGCAAATTTTGATTGAGTTAAAGAAAGCTAATTCCTTACAAccatttcttgatttgaaCGATCTCCCCAAAGATTCTATTCAATGGGAAATAGCGCAAATGGGAAAGGAAGAAGTCAAAAAAGTTGTCGAAGAATTCTTACCTAAATTTCAGCACATCGAAGGAACAGATGAATTTATGCATACAAGTAAAAATGAAGACCATTTCGTTAATGTTAATAGCACTACGCAAGAAATGATAGATTACATGACATCACCCATTGTCTCCTCACCGGCTATTATATTGGACGGGAAGCAAGGAATGGGGAAAACCAGATTGTTGAAGGAATTCATGAGCAGAATCACAAATGAACACCACATCTTCGTCAAATATGCGGATTGTGACACATTGCGCGAAACTTCTAATCTAGATAAAATGCAAAAATTAATTACCGAGTGGTGCTCTTTATGTTACTGGTGCGGTCCTTCGTTAATAGTTTTGGATAACGTAGAAAGTTTATTTGGCAAACCCCAATCTAATGAAGGCGATCCGTCTAACAGTAACAAATGGGACAATCCAAGCAAACTcctaaatttttttatgaaCCAGGTGACCAAAATGTACAgtaaaaacaacaaatgcATCAGGGTTTTATTTTCAGGCAAAGAGAAGACTCAGATAAATTCATTATTGTTCGATAAACATTTTGTTTCAGAAAGCTGGTCTTTGAAAGCGCCAGATAAACAAGCACGAACTAAATTACTGGAGTATTTCTTTTCGAAAAACGCGATGATAAAACTACACCACGAAGTGCAATTTAGTGACCTGTCATTAGAAACAGAAGGGTTTTCACCACtggatttgaaaatatttacGGAAAAGCTATTTTACGATTTGCaactacaaaaaaagtGTGATAATACAGTAACAAGAGAAACCTTCTCAAGATCACTGAATGGGTTCACACCTTCTGCACTGCGCGGAGTCAAGTTaaccaaagaaaccaaCATCAAATGGACGGACATTGGTGCATTAACGGgtgcaaagaaaattctCCTCGAAACATTGGAATGGCCCACTAAATATGAGCCAATATTTGCCAATTGTCCCTTAAGACTAAGATCGGGTATCTTGCTCTACGGGTACCCTGGTTGTGGTAAGACGCTATTGGCGAGTGCCGTAGCACAGCAGTGTGGGCTCAACTTCATCTCTGTCAAGGGACCCGAGATTCTAAACAAGTTCATTGGTGCGAGTGAACAAAACGTCAGAGAGTTGTTTGAAAGAGCACAGTCTGTCAAACCgtgtattcttttctttgatgaattCGACTCGATCGCGCCCAAGAGGGGGCATGATTCCACTGGTGTCACAGACCGTGTTGTCAATCAGCTCTTGACACAAATGGACGGTGCTGAAGGTCTTGATGGCGTATACATTTTAGCAGCCACGAGTAGACCCGACTTAATTGATAGTGCATTGTTGAGACCGGGCCGGTTGGACAAGAGCGTGATCTGTAATATACCCAGTGAACCTGAAAGATTGGACATTTTAGAAACGGTTGTCAACTCCAAGGACAAGGATACGGGTCTGAAGAAATTTGAACTAGAGGAAGGAACTGACCTCGCCATGATCGCCCAGAAAACAGCAGGGTTTTCAGGTGCGGATTTGCAGGGCCTCTGTTACAACGCGTATTTGAAATCGGTACATCGGTACCTGTCTGCCAGTAGAGAACCTGAACAGGCGTCCGGAGATAATGATATCGAGTACTTCACTATCAACGGGAAGTGCcagaaagaggaaaataAACTACGTTTGCGGACTCTGCTGGAGCAAGACCAGGTCCACGAACCGAAGACAAAAGTATCGGACGGGGTGAAGCCAACAGCTGTGGTCACGATAGATGATTTGATGGAGGCCTGTCAAGAGACGAAACCCAGTATTTCGACGAGTGAACTGGCTAAGTTAAGGAGAATTTACAGCAAGTTCCAGACGGATAGAAATGGCGAGATGCCCAACGGCGAGAATTCCGTTGACATTGGCAGCCGGCTTTCCCTGATGTAA
- the YKT6 gene encoding palmitoyltransferase YKT6 yields MRIYYIGVFRSGGEKALELSEVKDLSQFGFFERSSVGQFMTFFAETVASRTSAGQRQSIEEGNYIGHVYARSEGICGVLITDKEYPVRPAYTLLNKILDEYLVAHPEEEWADVTETNDSLKMKQLDTYISKYQDPSQADAIMKVQQELDETKIVLHKTIENVLQRGEKLDNLVDKSESLTASSKMFYKQAKKSNSCCSIM; encoded by the coding sequence ATGAGGATCTATTACATCGGTGTGTTCCGCTCTGGCGGAGAAAAGGCTCTAGAGTTGAGTGAGGTTAAAGATTTATCAcaatttggtttttttgaaagatcaaGTGTAGGCCAGTTTAtgactttttttgctgAGACGGTTGCTTCCAGAACCAGTGCTGGCCAAAGACAAAGTATAGAAGAAGGTAATTATATTGGCCACGTTTACGCTAGGAGCGAGGGCATATGTGGGGTTTTAATCACTGATAAGGAATACCCCGTCAGGCCAGCTTATACACTTTTGAATAAGATATTGGACGAGTACTTGGTAGCACATCCCGAGGAGGAATGGGCCGATGTTACTGAGACAAATGACTCGCTGAAAATGAAGCAATTGGACACATATATCAGTAAGTACCAAGACCCTTCACAGGCTGATGCGATCATGAAAGTTCAACAAGAACTGGATGAGACTAAGATTGTCTTGCACAAGACTATCGAAAACGTTTTACAGAGAGGTGAGAAGTTGGATAATTTGGTGGACAAATCAGAATCTTTAACGGCAAGTTCCAAGATGTTTTACAAACAAGCCAAAAAATCCAACTCATGTTGCAGTATTATGTAG